TGTTATTGCCAGGAGCAAAGGATTAAATTTATAGTTTCCCACCTGCCTTTGACTTGTCCCCTAAAGTAAAGAAAGCCTGGATATATGAGACTTCCAACTACTTCCCATTTTTCCTACTGAAAAGATTAAAACTTCTTTCTGGGGCACTAGTTTTTACTATTTCCTAGTTGGCATTTGAGGCCAAACCTGAGAGCAGAGAGAGATCAGGTGTTATTTCTTTAAGATTTGTCAGCCAGTATTATCCCAATTTTTGAGGATGTATCCTAGGGGCTGTCTTTTATGTAAAGTAGATAACATGCTTCCCATCtgtaagaagaaaagaagaaagaaaagaaaatgtacaagAATGACCGGCATCCTTGTACCCACAAAGGACGTCCTGCATCCACTGTGTACGCCCCTTTTGTGGGGACAGGGCACGTCCCCCTCCCAACCAAGGGTACCTTTGCCAATGAGgcgcctcctctcctggcctagGGTGTATTATGGAGTGAAGACCTCACTCCCTGTTTATTggcttaatttttagtttttactgACGCTTAATTTCTGGTTTTTTATTTCCAAACCTTAAAAGTGCCATCTTAAAGATTTTATCTCCTTTTAAACAGGGCAACCAACTTGGTTGCTTCCCCCAAAAAATGCCTGGGAGCccggccatgtggctcagtggttgaggtcaacctatgaaccaggaggtcacggtcaattcccggtcagggcacatgcccaggtttcgggctcaatccccagtgtgggatgtgcaagaggcaaccaatcaatgattctctctcattgatgtttctctctctccctctcctttcctctctgaagtcaataaaaatgtgggttttttttaaatgcctgggagagggacatgcTAGTTGACTTTGCTGGGAACAGTTTATGTAAAAGGCACACCTTCTTAGTTTTTATTAATGgtaaatattggtggaaaagatttttatttcccccttttgAAACTTAAATTTATCCCTGAATATTTAGTGTTCATCTGTCTATATATCTAATTAATAATTCCCTGAAGTTTTACAAATCCTTATTTAATTTAAAGATATGACCTGCTTAAAAGTCTGCAATTTAGAATAAGTTAGAGTCCTTTCCATGGGTTTTtctaaaagacttaaatgcacCAAAGTAAGGCAGTGGCTGTCCaatgacaaaatttaaaagtggcatggttatacatttgtttaaaatgcaaTGGATAAAATCTTTACTTTATAATATTCTGAGACAACAACCTTCTAGGACACAAGcaatttgaatataaaaattaacatgtgGCACATGGCTTATTGCAGATGGTATATTAAGCATTGAAACCAATTTATAAATtccaataaatgaaatataaaatacccAGAGTGTCATTGGCAGATGCAGAGAATTATTACACTTGCCCTTTTTCCCTGACTGAAATTCCCAGTTTGAACTTGGCTTTAAATCTTTGTAAGTTCTTTTCTGAAGTAGACTGAAACCTTTATGATGTTCaacatatatgtatttaagtagaatattgccatttttatttgacCGAGTTTCCTCATGTAATTTCAAGTGTATTggtctaatttagttcaaaaataatttctttttaggagagagaataaatctttgtgtcacctcagggcctttgggaTGTCACAAAGCTGTCTCTCAgttaaattcttgaaatattacacttggaaaagctgtcaaatatacccaatttaaagattattaaaactTAAACTGGCTTTACCATTAAAGATTTGGTCCTGACCACTGAATTCTTTTTAATCTGGCTaataaattgttatattttaataattccaCGTATACTTTGAATTGTAGAGAAAACGCTGGGATGACACACCTATTCCCTTACTGCCGTGGCCCCAAGTGCACAGAAGCGGCTGCCCCTTAGCCAGCCTCAGTGTAGCTTAGGCCAGCCTGCGCAGGTTTGTGGTGTCAGGCAGGAGTGGACCACCTGGTCCCCATTAATACCTGTGCTGCCTACCAGATGTTTAATGGACATGATGCTGGGGTGGGGCTTTGCCAatttcccctgccctgccccttttCTAAGCACCTGCACAGGTTCTGCCAGTGCTGCCTCTTATTCTGCCACTTTTAGAACCAAAAGCCGCTTGTCTGAgtaaaactgcttttttttttccttccttctcctgcttCACTCCAGGAGAGGAAGACAATGGTTTATCAACCACAGGCAGGCCACAACTTTAGCTAGTGGtctttgtttaaacttccctgGGTTAACATATATGTAACCTTCACAAATTTTacactttcaaattagccttAGAATCTTAAAATCTTAACCCAGTAAAATAACCTTTGTTTCTGAGTGACACAAAGCCTACACAGAGCAAAGACGGGGCTTTCTATGTTCATAAAGACGGCGAAGAGCAAGCTAAGCTAGCAAAGCAATCAGTAACCCAGGTACATTGCAGACAAAAGACTCTCAAGAGTCAAACCCTGCCACATGTTCCACCTGTCCACCAGCAGCTGGGCCCCGAGCAAGGTGGGATGTGCCCTATCTTTAAACAGATTGGTTGAGACATCAACAGAAAACATTAATAGAAACATACACAATATTCACAAGTGCACACAATCCACAGACACTCCACAAAGCACTCCATTAAAAAAGCAGTGTCTCTTGTCCCTGGTTTGGGGAACTGACCCTCCCTCGAACCTCAGTATTTTTCCAATGGACTATTTTGGCCATGTGGCTTGCCTGGTTGCCTCGTGTATATTCCCCTTGTGTCATTTTCaccattttctaaagaaaaaccgTCTCAGGCCTATACTATAGCATCCGCAAAGAGATGGGGCTCAGGCCAAGCGGCCACCCAAAATCGGGTGGGGCACCACTCCTTCAACTAGCCTTTCCCTCTCCACGGGTACACAAAGTCCCAGAAGCACCCCTAATTTGTGAGAAATAGCTCACCTACCCAAATTTCAAATAACGGactagggaaataaaaacatggtgaaaatgagacttttaagaaCACTCCTGAGAGTGTACGACCATTTTACAGAATCACAATAAAGGCAAGAAAGCAAGATACCTAGTAATTAAGGGGCTAACTTAACAGCTGTGTCTGGCTGTAATGGTGAGTTCTCTGAAAGGCTAAAACTTTTACAGGGATGGTGGTAGAACCAGCTAAGGCCTGTGATTAATTCCTGTTATACCTGATGGGAAGATCTAGTCATGCTCGTATGCCAGGAGTGGAAAACAGTTAATTGcgcgcgccgccccccccccccccccccccccccccgctttcttAACTCTTGCCTAGTTTTTCCCTGTACCCTTACTAGAAAGGCCTGCACAAATGGAGACTTAGGAGTTAAGCTTAGTGGGATCTGGACTGCAGAGGCAGTGGTTTTGACTCGATATTATTTTACCTGACTGAggtagaaacagaagaaaaaggcaGATGAAAGGAGCagtgaaggaaagagggaaacGCCCGCTTTTTAGATGACAGCCAAGCATCTGTCAGCCTCCAAAATCATACAAGAGTTACTtaaaaaagggaaagagggaCAGACTCTGTGGCTACTCACCATTCGACGTGAAGAGGGTTGACTGACTTATGGAGAAATTCTTGGCCAACACACCATTTGAAacaatttttggactggaacccagactCTACCCCTCCTCACgtgagtccattctgtgggactctccccacatgggagtctgtacttgttctttaataaatctccacctttgctatactgccctctgtccatggattcattcttcaaatccggtggacaaagaatctgggttccaatGCAAAAATTCAGTTTCagtggggaccaaacctgcaaagcaagtatgtgcccttgatcgggaatcaaacccatgaccctttagtacacgggccaactctctaaccactgattAACACTGGCAAGgtccccttccttttctttagattcctcttcctcattcttttaTTCAATAAACACTTACACATGTTAATCAGTGGTCATGGGTACCAATTCATctccaacaggaatccccaatttagggtgtggtgaaaaaggaaacttttttcCGTGTAGAACAGCTAAAGTGTGATATAGCGTAGCTATGAAAATAGCACAACTGTGAGGCTtagggccaggcaggccaggtgTCCCAATTAATGCCCCAATTAATTGATTATCTGTCTAGACTCAGTGGGACaaacgcaggtgaccaggagtcagcaataacggcctatcccctggtacttGGGCTGAGCCGAACCAGAACACATGACACACagacagaattagtatgcaatcacacagggtttatttacctattcctagtgggtgctaggctccagcaaaggccacccggcgatgCACACTGAAGGACAGACGACGAAAACAGAGGCAGGcaggcggccgcagttggttcaggctcacacagcagagcaatCGGGCTCGTCTCTCGGAGCGACATGGAGTCCTCCTCTTATCGGGCAGGAGACCCCAACTGAAGCTGGTCCCGGGGTTATATAGACCGCGGTAAACAGCTTGTGTCCTTATGGGTGTGGCCAGAGGTGTGCCTTATGCTGGGAGCAGGGTGTTTACACTTTAAGGGCTCGGAGCTTTtacatcaagatagtggggtgttcattcattttggaagttacagagtatcgggggtttccatacagcaaacatttcacacaataattatttcatacattagagggGTTACAGCCCCTCTCCTGCTAGATAGCAGTCAGCTCCAGACTAGGGAGAGGGAGATGCAGTCCTGAGTttcagtggaaagggaaagattcctctcagagccagaggggagctggctgtgTGGACAAAAGTCTCCACCTCTGGTCCTCAATTAGTCTGTTGTCATGCAAATTAGGACTTCAAATCCTCACAGTCCTGATGGGTCAGAACAGAGCTGCTCTGGTTGGTTGTAGCTGCCACAACTCGGATTGGTGGGAAAAgcttcagtcctattggttgaaataggattccaggaactccctTATAAGGGCTTGCTCAGATagcaggaacacagtgcagggcaggcagttcagtgcaggcttcttCCTGAAGTTCAGTTTACAGTAAGAGAGCCCTGTGTAGAAATGCCTtctaagcacttttaaaaaatatatattttattgattttttttacagagaggaagggagagggatagagagttagaaacatcgatgagagaggaacattgaccagctgcctcttgcacaccccctactggggatgtgcccacaaccaaggtacatgcccttgaccggaatcgaacctgggacccttcagtccgcaagctgacgctctatccactgagccacaccggttagggctatgcacttttgttttttaagtttgagccaccaggagcccttcttagttgGCATCTTCTTTCTCAGCGTTCACACACAGAAAGAACCACCCCTCAATACTAATACTTTGCCCCACTCACCTGCCAAACTGGCCTCTTCCCTCCATCCACTGACCTTGCCAGTGGCAACAGGGACAGGAAAGGAAACCCCGTTATCAAGAGACCACTCCCTGCTCCTCCACTCCTCTCCCCACAACTGTGGGCTGCCTGACTGCCTGAGGCGGGAAGGAAGCCTGCggtttgtgcaccaggcctccctccccagccctccctccccgagCCGTTTCACTTCCTCCGGACCTCCCCTCAGGCAAGAGTGTCTCCGTGCCCTCCAGTCTTCGCCATGGCCGATACATATGCGGTGGTGCAGAAGCGCAGGGCTACTTCAGGCCCCaggtcagagtctggggcatgcagcACGGAGGGGGCACTGCTCTACAGCCATGTGACGCCGGGCACCCGCTGGCCTCAGGCACCCACAGAGGAGGGGGCACAGCTGGGCGGTGGTGAGTTGACAGgccgggggaggggtgtgggagggccGCACCCATCTCCTTCTGGGGACCCCCACTGCTGGACCCTCTGCCCCAGGCAGATCTGGCCACCACCTGGCTGCTGTCCACTTGCTGGTCACGACCGGAAGTGTCCCAGGCCAAACCGCAGGGCCCCCGCTGGGTGCGCTTCTCCGGAAGTCACCTTGCCTGGGCAGAAGTCTAGGACCTGCccactcttcccctctccctcaatccctcccccaccctctgcgGGAGCCCATGCGCAAAGACTGGTTTCCTGTCTGCAGTTCCTGCTGACCCCAGCCCTACTGGGCCAGGCACATATGAGGACGTGGCTGGTGGATCTCAGACCAGTGGTCTAGGTAAGTCAGACAAAGCCCAGGTTTCTGGGACTCTATAGCTTTTACTGAATTCCAGAAGTTTGGTGTTTTAAGGATGGTGGCATGGGGCTCTGGGCCTCAGAGTTCTGTGGATGGGACTGCAGTGAACCAGGAGAGCCTGAAGGCCTGAGGATCGCTTTACCTAAGTTGCTTACCTCTCCACATCTTAGCTTCTCCCTGAGACCCATGGTGCCCTTCCTTTCCCAGGTTTCAACCTACGCATTGGAAGGCCGAAAGGGCCCCGGGACCCTCCTGCGGAGTGGACCCGGGTGTGAATGCTGTGCCCAGCCTGCTTACGACCTCACATGGGTGCCTGGACTGCTGAAGGTTGTGCTCTGCTTTGTGAAGTGTTGGGAATGGAAACACTGGGCCTggatcaaaataaaatttcactgaGTGGGAAATGTGGGGGTTTTATCTCAGTAACTATAGCATTCAAGGCTTGAGGTGGTAGCTGGGAGATAATGATTGGTGAGACTGCACTGGGTAGTTCAAGAATGAACATGGGATGGGTTCAACCCCAAGGGCCCCCCAGTTGTGAAGGGGAGGATGAACAGATAGGATTCTGGAGACTGCTCCCATCACCACATAATAGACCAGTTCAGACAGATACAAGCTAGGCATGACAACAGTCAAgtaggcttattttattttttaatatatatttttattggcttcagagaagaaagatagatagaaacatcaatgataaaagtcATTGATCGcctacctactggggatcgagcccacaacctgggcatgtgcccttaaccagaatcgaacccaggacccttcagtccacaggctaatgctcaatccactgagccaaaccagctagggcaagtagGATGATTTTCGACAAGTGAAAAGATCTTCACATAAGTAAAGAAAGAGATAGACCCCCATACCAGTAGACTTTCAAAGGGACAGTTCACACAGCTGGATGGATAGATATCCACCAGAGAGATAGACCAATAACTTGGCAGGTCATCCCCAGCAAGAAACCACTAAAAAATAGATCCCTTCCCTGGTCCCAGGTAGGTAGCAAGACAGATACCAGCCAGATAAATTCCTAGCTGGACAGACTCCCAGACAATATAAATATACCCCCAGCTGAGCAGACACATAGGCATCCTCTTAGCTAGCCAGatatgccccctcccccacccccaaggtgGGCAGACAGACTCCCAGCTAGCTAGATGGATTCCCAGCCAAACAGTCACATAGACCCTTTATTACACAGATACCCCAACCAGCCAGCTAGACACAACCAGGCAGACAGGTGAACTTCCAGACAAGTGGACAAACCCCACTAAGTCACCCACATTTTTGGCAGACAAATTGCTATACCTCCTGATGGGAAGACAACCAGGTGGACTCCCAGGCAGTCAACATGAGCCAGACAGAATCCCGGCTACCTCCTAGCTAGGCAAACATTGTAGATCAACAGATCCTTCAAACAGACTTTCTACTAGCCAGAGGGACCTCCAGCCCCTCAGGAAAATAGGATCCTAATGACCCTTAATTGGACAGATGGACTCCCAGTTCTACAGTGAGACTATCCTCAGGCAGAGAGATAAATGGACTTCAAGCCAATTGGTTAGTTAAATTCCAAACTAAACAGTCACCTCAAACCAGATGAGTGGACCCTCATCTGGACAGATGACTGATCTCCAGTAAGTCAGACCCAATTTAGACAGAACCCAGTCAGACAGAAAGACCCTCCCCAACCAGACTGTTCCCTTGCTGTtcccacagagccctggccagatagATCTCCAACCCTTGAGTAGATGGATACATTGTCACCTTGGCAAACAAATCTGTAGCCAGCAAAACAGACCTCTAGTCTTATAGACAGATAGACTGACCCAGACAGACATTATCAGCTCCTAGCC
The sequence above is a segment of the Eptesicus fuscus isolate TK198812 chromosome 8, DD_ASM_mEF_20220401, whole genome shotgun sequence genome. Coding sequences within it:
- the PTPN18 gene encoding tyrosine-protein phosphatase non-receptor type 18 encodes the protein MADTYAVVQKRRATSGPRSESGACSTEGALLYSHVTPGTRWPQAPTEEGAQLGGVPADPSPTGPGTYEDVAGGSQTSGLGFNLRIGRPKGPRDPPAEWTRV